One Aliidiomarina minuta genomic region harbors:
- the nqrF gene encoding NADH:ubiquinone reductase (Na(+)-transporting) subunit F, producing the protein MQEIYLGVGMFTIIVLVLVTVILFAKSKLVPSGDVEIIINDDPDKKIITQPGTKLLGALANAGIFVSSACGGGGSCGQCTVNIKEGGGDILPTERDHITRGEAREGARLSCQVNVKQNMKIELPEEVFGIKKWDCIVRSNDNVATFIKETILEIPDGESVPFRAGGYIQIEAPPHHVKYKDFDIDEEYHPDWKRFGFFDIESKVDEEVIRAYSMASYPEEEGIIILNVRIATPPPNDLSLPAGKMSSYIWSLKPGDKATISGPFGEFFAKETEAEMVFIGGGAGMAPMRSHIFDQLRRLNSKRKISFWYGARSLREMFYTEDFDMLAEENDNFEWHVALSDPMPEDNWEGDTGFIHNVLYENYLKDHPAPEDCEFYMCGPPVMNAAVINMLKDLGVEDENIMLDDFGG; encoded by the coding sequence ATGCAAGAAATATATCTTGGCGTAGGCATGTTTACCATTATTGTATTGGTTTTGGTGACGGTGATTTTGTTTGCCAAATCAAAACTGGTACCTTCTGGTGACGTAGAAATTATCATTAATGATGACCCAGACAAGAAGATTATAACGCAGCCAGGTACTAAACTATTGGGTGCTCTGGCGAATGCCGGTATCTTCGTATCATCAGCCTGTGGTGGCGGTGGTTCATGCGGTCAGTGTACGGTTAATATTAAAGAAGGCGGTGGTGATATCCTGCCGACTGAACGTGACCATATTACCCGTGGTGAAGCCCGTGAAGGCGCTCGTCTGTCCTGTCAGGTGAATGTTAAGCAGAACATGAAAATTGAGCTGCCGGAAGAAGTCTTCGGCATCAAAAAATGGGATTGTATTGTACGTTCAAATGACAACGTGGCGACTTTCATTAAAGAAACTATTCTGGAAATTCCGGATGGCGAATCAGTGCCTTTCCGTGCCGGTGGTTATATCCAGATAGAAGCTCCACCGCATCACGTTAAGTACAAAGACTTTGATATTGATGAAGAGTATCACCCGGACTGGAAACGTTTTGGTTTCTTCGACATTGAATCTAAAGTCGACGAAGAAGTGATTCGTGCCTACTCAATGGCCAGTTACCCTGAAGAAGAAGGCATTATTATTCTGAACGTGCGTATTGCTACGCCACCGCCGAATGATTTAAGCCTGCCTGCAGGTAAAATGTCGTCTTATATCTGGAGCCTTAAACCAGGCGATAAAGCCACGATTTCAGGTCCATTTGGTGAGTTCTTCGCTAAAGAAACTGAAGCGGAAATGGTCTTTATTGGTGGTGGTGCAGGTATGGCGCCGATGCGTTCACATATCTTTGACCAACTGCGTCGCTTGAACTCTAAGCGTAAGATCAGCTTCTGGTATGGTGCTCGCTCACTGCGTGAAATGTTCTATACCGAAGATTTCGACATGCTGGCAGAAGAAAACGACAATTTCGAATGGCATGTGGCGCTTTCTGATCCTATGCCGGAAGACAACTGGGAAGGGGATACCGGGTTTATTCATAATGTACTTTATGAAAACTACCTGAAAGACCACCCAGCGCCGGAAGACTGCGAGTTCTACATGTGTGGACCTCCGGTGATGAATGCGGCCGTTATTAACATGCTGAAAGATTTAGGCGTGGAAGACGAAAATATCATGCTGGATGACTTTGGTGGCTAG
- the nqrM gene encoding (Na+)-NQR maturation NqrM, giving the protein METFLLGFVLMLIVFAAMAIGFLVQKKSISGSCGGLGAMGIEKACDCDNPCDEKKAHAAKQARQEKLKEWQQNQIH; this is encoded by the coding sequence ATGGAAACCTTCTTGTTAGGCTTTGTGCTGATGCTTATCGTTTTTGCGGCGATGGCTATTGGTTTCCTGGTGCAGAAAAAGAGTATTTCCGGCAGTTGCGGCGGCCTGGGTGCTATGGGTATTGAGAAGGCCTGTGACTGTGATAATCCCTGTGACGAAAAAAAAGCGCATGCCGCTAAGCAGGCGCGACAGGAAAAATTAAAAGAGTGGCAACAGAATCAAATCCATTAA
- a CDS encoding WD40/YVTN/BNR-like repeat-containing protein: protein MYKAKSLNKISLLVGGLLLASATQASVTHLTPPSLEQGNWQSINAFDDQVIWLGSSHGDVARSTDAGETWELSRPVGQVSQHPIYQIKAIDDRQAFVMSSGRGDASRLFRTRNGGYSWSQLHRGNGDEHLRCFALINDGEGWILGDTLNDEWHIVRSSNGRTWLRSRSGFSEPALPGEGAFNESGSCVRFANDTWIMGTAHASTARVMIKSRSALRFNVIDTPLSSGSNAGVTSVWPLNHRSFLVAGGNFGRADAEPELFLYENNEFTELPQAPLSGALTNLIKYQDNILVANESGIAWTADRGENWQQIYDQPVQSLSCTFADGCFALYEEQLIQLQINN from the coding sequence ATGTATAAAGCTAAAAGTTTGAACAAGATCAGTCTCCTCGTTGGTGGTTTGCTACTGGCTTCAGCCACACAGGCTTCAGTTACACATCTGACTCCACCTTCCCTGGAACAGGGCAACTGGCAAAGTATAAATGCATTTGATGACCAGGTTATCTGGCTGGGCAGTAGCCACGGCGATGTGGCGCGCTCAACCGACGCTGGCGAGACCTGGGAATTAAGCCGGCCAGTAGGTCAGGTAAGCCAGCATCCCATATATCAGATAAAAGCGATAGATGACCGCCAGGCGTTTGTAATGAGTTCAGGCCGTGGTGACGCATCCCGCCTGTTTCGTACCCGCAATGGCGGTTACAGCTGGAGTCAGTTACATCGAGGCAATGGTGATGAGCACCTACGCTGCTTTGCGCTTATCAATGACGGCGAAGGCTGGATTCTGGGCGACACTTTGAATGATGAGTGGCACATTGTCCGAAGCTCTAACGGACGTACCTGGCTGCGTTCACGTAGCGGTTTCTCAGAGCCAGCACTGCCTGGTGAAGGCGCTTTTAATGAGAGCGGCAGCTGCGTTCGTTTTGCCAACGACACCTGGATCATGGGCACCGCGCACGCCAGTACAGCACGAGTGATGATCAAATCACGCTCCGCTTTACGTTTTAATGTCATAGATACCCCCTTGAGCTCAGGTTCCAATGCTGGTGTAACCAGCGTCTGGCCGTTAAATCATCGTAGTTTTCTGGTCGCTGGCGGAAATTTTGGCCGCGCAGACGCCGAACCTGAACTCTTTTTATATGAAAATAATGAGTTTACAGAACTGCCTCAGGCGCCGCTCAGTGGCGCTCTGACTAACCTCATTAAATATCAGGACAATATACTAGTCGCTAATGAGTCTGGGATCGCATGGACTGCAGACCGGGGCGAAAACTGGCAGCAGATATATGACCAACCGGTGCAAAGCCTCTCCTGCACCTTTGCTGATGGTTGCTTCGCACTATATGAAGAGCAGCTGATACAACTTCAAATCAACAATTAA
- a CDS encoding CpcT/CpeT family chromophore lyase, with product MRSTVYVLSAASMLFSLVSHADMSREQHKQEIATWLSGDFSNYQQSISHPGLAATPIMQRTQKIEIEELDELTLLNQQSFLFQPEEVVRRQVYSLSLPRRGDYIEQTLYHIADDADTDQLKLQDLHELHGCEVRWYWDEDKYVGTRNKQSCYFFAAATGQQVKLESYLELTEHQVSVLDRAYLEDDTLVLGDEFGVAVNSNRMAFFAADISYRASGAAEDDWQPVVLTGAIHDQGSRIGLQAESSGLELSYQLELLRTASDPAIRTLRVYQGNQVQPVAEKSVPADQQEIELSLDNLKVVLQRR from the coding sequence ATGCGCAGTACTGTTTATGTTCTTTCCGCGGCTTCTATGCTGTTCAGTCTTGTTAGTCATGCCGACATGAGTCGGGAACAACACAAACAAGAGATAGCAACCTGGCTCTCCGGTGACTTCAGCAACTATCAGCAGTCCATTAGCCATCCAGGTCTTGCGGCAACTCCGATCATGCAGCGGACGCAAAAAATTGAGATTGAAGAGCTGGATGAGCTGACGTTGTTAAACCAGCAAAGTTTTCTGTTTCAGCCCGAAGAAGTTGTGCGCCGTCAGGTTTATAGTTTAAGTCTGCCGCGTCGCGGCGACTACATAGAGCAAACACTCTATCATATTGCAGATGACGCTGACACAGACCAGCTAAAGTTGCAGGACTTGCACGAATTACACGGCTGTGAAGTCCGTTGGTATTGGGATGAGGACAAGTATGTAGGCACCCGGAATAAACAGAGCTGTTACTTTTTTGCGGCAGCTACCGGACAGCAGGTGAAGCTGGAAAGCTATCTTGAACTCACTGAACATCAGGTTTCGGTGCTGGACAGGGCGTATCTGGAAGATGACACCCTGGTATTGGGCGATGAATTTGGTGTCGCTGTAAACTCGAATCGCATGGCTTTTTTTGCTGCTGACATTAGTTACCGGGCTTCCGGAGCTGCCGAGGATGACTGGCAACCGGTAGTTTTGACTGGAGCCATACATGATCAGGGAAGCAGAATTGGATTGCAGGCTGAGAGTTCAGGACTTGAGTTGAGTTATCAGCTTGAGTTGCTGCGAACAGCCAGTGACCCCGCTATACGTACCTTGCGTGTGTATCAGGGAAACCAGGTCCAGCCGGTAGCTGAAAAGTCAGTACCAGCTGACCAGCAGGAAATTGAGTTATCACTGGATAACCTTAAGGTTGTGCTGCAGCGTCGTTGA
- a CDS encoding S1/P1 nuclease, with the protein MHKTVKGITLALCALPLQVQAWGFAGHEYIGETAYYYLTEEAREWVDQHLERLDEESLATATTWADRVRGTDEGQWLGPLHFANIPPEENQIDMQRDCPNRRCVVGAAKDAVDIMFDPDADAMEQADALRKFTHWITDLHQPLHLGFARDRGGNDTQVIFDGEESNLHRVWDTQILNQMNMPSPEQLSHENPLSETQKDWGQALINWANEANHLARRYAYEDINDGDPISAEYVQRAAPVIEQQLLNSAQRMARIINDAAAQP; encoded by the coding sequence ATGCACAAAACCGTTAAGGGCATTACGCTCGCTTTATGTGCCCTGCCGCTGCAGGTTCAGGCCTGGGGCTTTGCTGGCCACGAGTATATTGGCGAAACCGCATATTATTATCTTACCGAAGAGGCTCGCGAGTGGGTAGATCAGCACCTTGAACGTCTCGACGAAGAGTCTTTAGCCACCGCTACCACCTGGGCAGACCGGGTGCGGGGTACTGACGAAGGGCAATGGCTCGGCCCTTTGCATTTTGCCAATATACCGCCCGAAGAAAACCAGATAGACATGCAGCGAGACTGCCCTAACCGCCGCTGCGTGGTGGGTGCTGCTAAAGATGCTGTAGACATTATGTTTGACCCGGATGCAGATGCCATGGAACAGGCTGACGCTCTGCGTAAGTTTACGCACTGGATTACAGACCTGCATCAACCGCTGCATTTAGGTTTTGCTCGTGACCGCGGGGGCAATGACACTCAGGTTATATTTGACGGCGAAGAGAGTAACCTGCACCGGGTTTGGGATACTCAGATTCTGAACCAGATGAATATGCCCTCACCTGAGCAGTTGAGCCACGAAAACCCTTTGTCTGAAACACAAAAAGACTGGGGGCAGGCGCTTATCAACTGGGCCAACGAAGCCAATCATCTGGCTCGTCGCTATGCCTATGAGGACATAAACGACGGCGATCCTATTTCAGCTGAGTATGTCCAGCGTGCAGCCCCAGTCATTGAACAGCAATTATTAAACTCTGCTCAACGTATGGCTCGTATTATCAACGACGCTGCAGCACAACCTTAA
- a CDS encoding YciK family oxidoreductase — protein sequence MEYYQTFQAQPDALKNKVILVTGAGDGIGREAALSYAAHGATVILLGRTPAKLEAVYDEIEQAGGAQPAIIPLDMKGATEANYRDMAATIMDQFGRLDGLLHNASMLGILSPFQHIDLATWEDIMKINVTAQFMMTKALLPALLAAEKSSVIFTSSGVGRKGRAHWGPYAVSKFATEGMAQVLADEYENSNMRVNVINPGATRTSMRSRAYPGEDAMKLKTPAEIMPVYLYLMSDESSHLTGESLDAQNR from the coding sequence ATGGAATATTACCAAACTTTTCAGGCTCAGCCTGACGCATTAAAAAACAAAGTCATTCTGGTAACCGGTGCTGGTGACGGCATTGGCAGAGAAGCCGCTTTAAGCTACGCCGCCCATGGTGCTACGGTGATTCTACTCGGTCGTACGCCCGCTAAATTAGAAGCGGTTTACGACGAAATAGAACAGGCCGGCGGCGCCCAGCCAGCTATTATCCCACTGGATATGAAAGGGGCTACCGAAGCCAATTATCGCGACATGGCCGCTACTATCATGGACCAGTTTGGTCGCCTTGATGGGCTGCTGCATAACGCCAGCATGCTGGGCATATTGTCACCCTTCCAGCATATCGACTTAGCCACCTGGGAAGACATTATGAAAATAAATGTCACTGCCCAGTTTATGATGACCAAAGCACTCTTGCCGGCTCTGCTTGCAGCTGAAAAAAGCTCAGTTATATTCACTTCGTCCGGTGTTGGCCGCAAAGGCCGTGCACACTGGGGGCCTTATGCCGTGTCTAAGTTTGCTACTGAAGGCATGGCGCAGGTGCTTGCGGATGAATACGAAAACAGCAACATGCGGGTCAATGTGATTAATCCAGGAGCGACCCGCACGTCGATGCGCTCAAGAGCTTACCCTGGTGAAGATGCAATGAAGCTGAAAACGCCGGCTGAGATTATGCCTGTGTATCTGTACCTGATGTCAGATGAGAGCAGCCACCTGACTGGGGAGTCACTAGATGCACAAAACCGTTAA
- a CDS encoding VolA/Pla-1 family phospholipase has protein sequence MKKIMISAAVTAALGLTGCLADGSSAPVTQEEASTPYARVTFDPGAGAVSVPNNLLYLGTNDGTLDIASGDEAEPTVALSALDGWSTSFPIVLGVDLPGARDTHAALTLDAASIERAGSVRLFKVYAGGELQVEGCANAQPVVACAVQEELTYGEDFVVQAQASGISVVPLRPLEAKTSYMVAVTDMAEDGLGRSLRPSQTYFAASSDAELTGDGAQIQGIIQQNHSVLDSNGVSPANVVYSAVFTTQSTADVLQVVQSYLAADLQRMGAGAETITSGIEALFTGNTVANALTANVDGFPSSQPDAGEPFFAEYAVSDTADLYAGSVDLPYFSGIPSEENPMAPLSQRWEAEFVSPVTVALALQSGDISGGELVACNMPQELVADFDDNRNPAVFSGQLAYAELPEDEACSVLDDGRHLTKHNPLPLVRDSLTTPLWMSVPDEGRVNDVRQLLSSVMEGIDLPSLQQPADGWPVVIFQHGITGNKEQFLAIAGALSLSGHAVIAIDHPLHGERGFGAMNASASYTDSAGDPAEGDPTVYLNLGNLLTARDNLRQSTADLLSLRFALGRIDSTYDGANINPANVKFIGHSLGGIAGVNMVGIANTPFPQMPEGFPLSDVFGVNQAVFGMAGGGIAPFLIESEQFGPIIREQLAEASGVTGADLDAVIQEFMFAAQTVVDSGDPINYGGQVQATETPVLLIQANGDTVIPNQASLPLAGTEPLAGVLGLQTVTEPTMGEEPVSGFVRFNGASHASLLQQAEGDAEMTTLSIQLMIGTWLESQGTILNVDAERAGD, from the coding sequence ATGAAAAAAATAATGATTTCCGCCGCGGTAACCGCGGCACTTGGTCTTACCGGTTGTTTAGCTGACGGCTCGTCAGCCCCGGTAACACAAGAAGAAGCAAGTACGCCTTACGCGCGCGTCACCTTCGACCCTGGTGCGGGCGCAGTTTCAGTTCCAAATAACCTGCTGTATCTGGGGACTAACGACGGTACGCTGGATATTGCGTCAGGTGACGAAGCAGAACCTACGGTTGCACTAAGCGCTCTGGATGGCTGGTCAACGTCTTTCCCAATTGTTTTAGGCGTAGATTTACCCGGTGCGCGTGACACTCACGCCGCCCTTACTTTAGATGCGGCTTCGATAGAGAGAGCCGGGTCGGTACGTTTGTTTAAAGTGTATGCCGGTGGAGAACTCCAGGTTGAAGGCTGCGCAAATGCTCAGCCAGTGGTCGCTTGTGCGGTTCAGGAAGAGCTGACATATGGCGAGGACTTCGTGGTACAGGCGCAGGCTTCTGGTATTTCTGTAGTGCCATTGCGCCCGCTGGAAGCAAAAACCAGTTACATGGTGGCGGTAACGGATATGGCGGAAGATGGTCTTGGTCGTTCTTTACGCCCTTCGCAAACTTATTTTGCTGCTAGCAGTGATGCTGAGTTGACGGGTGACGGAGCACAGATTCAGGGCATTATTCAGCAGAATCATAGTGTACTGGATAGCAACGGTGTGAGCCCTGCCAACGTGGTTTATTCTGCAGTGTTTACTACCCAGTCAACGGCGGATGTGCTGCAAGTTGTGCAAAGTTATCTGGCGGCTGATTTGCAGCGTATGGGGGCGGGTGCTGAAACTATTACTTCAGGGATTGAGGCGCTATTTACGGGTAATACGGTTGCTAACGCGTTGACTGCTAATGTTGATGGTTTCCCTTCCTCACAGCCTGATGCCGGAGAACCTTTCTTTGCTGAATATGCAGTATCTGATACGGCCGATCTCTATGCAGGAAGTGTTGATTTACCTTACTTCAGCGGTATTCCTTCAGAAGAAAATCCAATGGCGCCGCTTAGTCAGCGCTGGGAAGCGGAGTTTGTGAGCCCTGTTACTGTTGCTTTAGCTCTGCAATCTGGCGATATTTCGGGCGGCGAACTTGTGGCTTGTAATATGCCTCAAGAGTTAGTTGCGGACTTCGACGACAATAGAAACCCTGCTGTTTTCTCGGGTCAGTTAGCTTATGCAGAACTTCCTGAAGATGAAGCATGTTCGGTACTAGATGATGGTCGTCATTTAACCAAACATAATCCATTGCCATTAGTTCGTGATAGCTTGACAACACCGTTATGGATGTCAGTACCAGATGAAGGTCGCGTGAATGACGTACGTCAGCTGTTAAGCTCGGTTATGGAGGGTATTGATTTACCCTCTTTACAGCAACCCGCAGACGGCTGGCCTGTGGTGATTTTCCAGCATGGTATTACAGGTAATAAAGAACAATTCCTGGCTATTGCTGGTGCATTGTCGTTGTCCGGACATGCGGTGATAGCTATCGACCATCCGTTGCATGGTGAGCGTGGTTTTGGGGCTATGAATGCTTCTGCCAGTTATACTGATAGTGCTGGCGATCCAGCTGAAGGTGACCCAACGGTTTATTTAAACCTGGGTAACCTGCTGACAGCCCGGGATAATCTGCGCCAGAGCACGGCAGATCTGTTGTCGCTGCGTTTTGCTTTAGGGCGTATAGATTCAACCTATGATGGTGCTAATATTAATCCGGCTAATGTGAAGTTTATCGGCCATTCGCTGGGCGGTATTGCGGGCGTTAATATGGTAGGTATTGCTAATACACCGTTCCCGCAAATGCCTGAAGGTTTCCCTTTATCTGATGTATTCGGGGTTAACCAGGCCGTGTTTGGTATGGCGGGTGGTGGTATTGCGCCTTTCCTTATTGAAAGTGAGCAATTTGGCCCCATTATTCGTGAGCAGCTAGCAGAAGCTTCAGGTGTTACTGGCGCAGATCTGGATGCTGTAATTCAAGAGTTTATGTTTGCAGCGCAAACTGTGGTCGACTCGGGTGACCCTATTAACTATGGTGGTCAAGTGCAGGCGACTGAAACGCCCGTATTGTTAATACAGGCTAACGGCGATACTGTCATTCCAAATCAGGCGAGTTTGCCGTTGGCAGGCACTGAACCGTTAGCGGGGGTGTTAGGTCTGCAGACTGTGACTGAGCCTACTATGGGTGAAGAACCCGTATCTGGTTTTGTGCGCTTTAATGGTGCGTCGCATGCTTCTCTATTGCAGCAGGCTGAAGGTGATGCAGAAATGACTACGTTAAGCATTCAGCTGATGATCGGAACCTGGCTGGAAAGTCAGGGAACAATTTTGAATGTTGACGCTGAGCGTGCCGGAGATTAA
- the sohB gene encoding protease SohB, which yields MEFLVELGIFLGKALVIVAAVFMIVTIVGAAAMRQKENKGELSVDNLSKQLRKTTQQIRHSLMSKKARKKAEKAAKKDASHEAEAEKKLFVIDFKGSMDAHEVESLRREVTAVLGIADKDDEVLVRVESGGGVVHGYGLAASQLQRIRDKGIKLTVAVDKVAASGGYMMACVADKVVAAPFAILGSIGVLAQLPNFNKLLKKNDIDYEQITAGEYKRTLTLFGENTEDGRKKFQQDIDDVHVLFKNFVGEHRPQLDMDKVATGEIWFGTQALEQKLVDEIMTSDDLMLAASEKSDVIKVTYKPKKNLTERFSHSASTAIESTLMRWFQRSSYWYR from the coding sequence GTGGAGTTTTTGGTTGAACTAGGAATATTCTTGGGTAAAGCGCTGGTTATTGTCGCTGCGGTTTTCATGATAGTCACTATTGTAGGGGCCGCGGCGATGCGGCAGAAAGAGAATAAAGGCGAGTTATCGGTGGATAACCTGTCGAAGCAATTGCGTAAAACGACACAGCAGATTCGACACAGCCTGATGTCAAAAAAAGCGCGCAAAAAAGCGGAAAAAGCGGCTAAGAAAGACGCCAGCCATGAAGCGGAAGCTGAGAAGAAGTTGTTCGTAATTGATTTTAAAGGCTCAATGGACGCTCATGAAGTTGAATCATTGCGCCGTGAAGTGACTGCAGTGTTGGGCATCGCGGACAAAGACGATGAAGTCCTGGTGCGTGTGGAGAGCGGTGGTGGTGTCGTACATGGTTACGGGCTGGCCGCATCCCAATTACAACGCATTCGCGATAAAGGCATCAAACTTACGGTAGCGGTCGACAAGGTAGCGGCCAGCGGTGGTTATATGATGGCTTGTGTGGCGGATAAAGTGGTGGCGGCACCTTTTGCCATACTGGGTTCTATTGGCGTTCTGGCACAGCTACCAAACTTTAATAAGTTGCTGAAAAAGAATGATATCGACTACGAACAGATCACTGCAGGTGAGTATAAGCGAACCCTTACTTTATTTGGTGAAAACACTGAAGACGGGCGTAAGAAGTTTCAGCAGGACATTGACGATGTACATGTGCTGTTTAAGAACTTTGTTGGCGAACATCGTCCGCAATTAGATATGGATAAAGTTGCTACGGGTGAGATCTGGTTTGGTACTCAGGCATTAGAGCAGAAGTTGGTAGATGAAATTATGACCAGCGATGATCTGATGTTAGCCGCATCTGAAAAGTCTGACGTCATTAAGGTAACCTATAAACCGAAGAAAAATCTGACGGAGCGGTTTTCACATAGTGCCAGCACAGCTATTGAAAGCACGCTGATGCGTTGGTTTCAACGTTCTTCATACTGGTACCGGTAA
- a CDS encoding dicarboxylate/amino acid:cation symporter codes for MAAKKLSLTSRIVIGMLAGILVGVLLQLTIADTPFVQVYLTEGLFKMAGEIFITSLMMLVVPLVFVSLVLGTSALSDPKKLGRLGGKAIGLYLFTTAVAITIAISAALLIKPGDGMSLTSDASFDAQEAPSFVDVIIDMVPSNPINAMAEGNMLQIIVFALLFGIAMTLVGKPGERLKNVFEDFNTVIMKLVMLLMHVAPYGVFALMARLFADLGFATIGSLLQYFLLVFVVLIFHGLVVYPLLLKGFTGLNPLIFLRKLRNAQLFGFSTASSNATIPITLETANRKLGVHNSVSSFTVPLGATINMDGTAIMQGVATVFIAQVYGIDLTVVDYLVVIATATLASVGTAGVPGVGLIMLAMVLQQVGLPVEGIALIIGVDRLLDMTRTAVNITGDCMVTTIIGKSEGQLDEATFNDPNADVDREESATVSVESTTRSPTPRE; via the coding sequence ATGGCAGCGAAAAAACTTAGCCTGACCAGCCGCATCGTGATCGGCATGCTTGCAGGCATTCTAGTTGGTGTTTTACTTCAGTTAACCATTGCCGATACCCCTTTTGTACAGGTTTACCTTACCGAAGGCCTGTTTAAAATGGCGGGTGAGATTTTCATTACCAGCTTAATGATGCTGGTAGTACCTCTGGTTTTTGTGTCTCTGGTGCTCGGCACTAGCGCACTGAGCGACCCGAAAAAACTAGGTCGATTAGGCGGCAAGGCGATTGGGCTTTATCTCTTTACCACTGCTGTAGCCATTACTATCGCGATATCAGCCGCCTTATTGATAAAGCCTGGCGATGGTATGAGCCTGACCAGCGATGCTTCTTTCGATGCTCAGGAAGCCCCTTCTTTTGTTGATGTCATTATCGACATGGTGCCGAGTAATCCTATCAACGCCATGGCTGAAGGCAATATGCTGCAAATCATTGTTTTTGCTTTGCTCTTTGGCATAGCTATGACACTGGTCGGCAAGCCTGGCGAACGGCTGAAAAATGTTTTTGAAGACTTCAACACAGTCATCATGAAACTGGTCATGTTGTTAATGCATGTGGCGCCTTACGGGGTGTTTGCCCTGATGGCCCGCCTGTTTGCCGATCTTGGCTTTGCTACCATTGGTAGTCTGCTACAGTATTTCCTGCTGGTTTTTGTGGTGCTTATTTTCCATGGACTGGTTGTTTATCCTCTGCTGCTAAAAGGCTTTACCGGACTTAATCCACTTATATTCCTACGCAAACTTCGTAATGCGCAGTTATTTGGTTTTTCTACCGCCAGCAGCAATGCCACCATCCCTATTACCTTAGAAACCGCCAATCGAAAGTTAGGCGTACATAACAGCGTATCTTCCTTTACCGTGCCTTTAGGCGCGACCATTAATATGGATGGCACTGCAATTATGCAGGGCGTAGCCACCGTCTTTATTGCTCAGGTTTATGGGATTGATTTAACAGTAGTAGATTACCTGGTGGTTATAGCCACCGCGACTCTGGCTTCGGTGGGAACCGCTGGCGTACCTGGAGTGGGTCTTATCATGCTGGCTATGGTGCTACAGCAGGTAGGATTACCAGTAGAGGGCATTGCCTTGATTATTGGCGTCGACCGTCTGCTCGACATGACACGCACCGCGGTTAATATTACCGGCGACTGCATGGTCACGACGATCATTGGCAAAAGCGAAGGTCAGCTGGACGAAGCTACCTTTAATGACCCGAACGCAGATGTGGACCGTGAAGAGTCAGCCACCGTAAGCGTTGAAAGTACAACCCGTTCTCCGACACCACGAGAATAG
- a CDS encoding Yip1 family protein, whose amino-acid sequence MILNHIWGLYAHPVDEWKTIDKRHESLRFSLSHILIVALIPCAFAYYAAAHAGFSIGARESIYLTEQSALIMAAAMYTGLIAGVLALAFIIQAMAKIFGATANYTQALELAAYTATPVFMAGIGAIYPELWFVSMVFLAGVAYSVFLLYTGVPILMHIPEEQGFIYSSSVVTAGLVLMVILMVLSAAAWTNGLGPTFISQ is encoded by the coding sequence ATGATACTAAATCACATCTGGGGTCTCTACGCCCATCCGGTAGATGAATGGAAAACTATTGATAAACGACATGAAAGCCTGCGCTTTTCGCTGTCACATATTTTAATAGTGGCGTTAATCCCCTGCGCTTTTGCTTATTATGCAGCCGCTCACGCCGGCTTTAGTATTGGAGCCCGCGAGTCTATTTACTTAACTGAGCAAAGTGCGCTTATTATGGCCGCGGCTATGTATACCGGGCTCATTGCAGGCGTACTCGCACTGGCTTTTATTATTCAGGCTATGGCAAAGATATTTGGTGCTACCGCAAATTATACCCAGGCGTTAGAACTGGCGGCCTACACGGCTACACCTGTATTCATGGCAGGTATTGGTGCTATCTATCCTGAGCTATGGTTTGTATCTATGGTGTTCTTAGCCGGTGTCGCCTACTCAGTATTTTTGCTCTATACCGGTGTGCCCATTTTAATGCATATCCCCGAAGAGCAAGGCTTTATATATTCAAGCTCGGTGGTAACCGCAGGCCTGGTCCTGATGGTTATACTGATGGTACTTTCTGCCGCGGCCTGGACGAACGGTCTCGGTCCCACCTTTATCAGCCAGTAA